One Salvia miltiorrhiza cultivar Shanhuang (shh) chromosome 6, IMPLAD_Smil_shh, whole genome shotgun sequence genomic window, AAATTGAGGTGGAGTGGTTTCTTCTCTTTTGTTTTTGCTCGGGTTTTGTTGTTAATATGACAGGATCCAGGATAAAATGCTGATATTAAACTTCTTCTGCAGCGTCTGTTGAATCTTGCAgaagaaatattaaattaaatggtTCAGTCGCAAGTTCAAAGGTGGAGTCACATCTTGCTGATGCTAGAGTCTACATGCTTACACACCCTAAAGAATTTGACGTGGTATGTATTCTGGAGGTCAATGCATCCTATTTTGCGATCCATGTTGTGTTGAACTAAGATGGGAAGTGCAGCTGAAATTCTGATATTATTAGACCAGAAGGGAACCCTGTCTTATGTAACATGAAAAGGATGTCATAGGACCGAGGTTGTGCATTTCCACATTATTGTGCTGTCTTTACAGCCTGTCCGACTTGACAAATTTCACTCTTTGCATTATAACATTTACATATTATATCACTTCATTCAACCTTTTGACACATTATTATATTACAGGTTGATCTCGATCCTTATGGTTCACCATCCGTTTTCCTTGACTCTGCTGTTCAATCAGTTGTTGATGGGGGCATATTGATGTGTACAGCAACAGATATGGCAGTGCTTTGTGGGTCTAATGGCGAAGTTTGCTATACCAAGTAAGATTGATTTTTAAGAAATCATTTTTCCTGATCTTTGGAAGTTGAAAGTAGTAGTATTTACTAGATGCTTGTTGAACTAGATATGGAGCTTATGCATTGAAAGGAAAATATTGCCATGAGATGGCGTTACGGATCCTTCTTGCATGTATTGAGGTCAGTTGATTTTACTGAGTTATTCTGTTATATAATTGGAAATTTTAGTTCCTAGGTAACTGTGAATGCACTCTAACATGACTTCCCTTGAGCTACTTTTTTCCTCTTTCTGTACTGGTCCTTGACTCCTTGATGTTTTCATTCTGTATCGATTGTTGACTCCAGGACTTTGGTGTTTTACTTTGTTAATTCATGGTGAATAGAAACACTAATTCACGTAATATAACCATTATGCAGAGCCATGCAAACCGCTACAAGCGTTACATTGTTCCTGTGCTATCTGTTAAAATGGATTTCTATGTACGAGTTTTCGTCCGTATATTCACGTGAGTATTTCTCTTCAAATATCTCAGTTAAATTAATACAGCTAACATGATTGGGTCATAGATGGTCAATTCACGATTTTTTAATTCACTAGCCTAATTCATGGACATAATTTTGCAGCTCCGCAAGTGCAATAAAGAACACTCCTCTGAAGCTGTCCTATGTTTATCAATGCATTGGCTGTGATTCTTTTCATCTTCAGCCAATTGGAAGGACTGTTTCCAAGGTAAAGATTGAATGTTTTCAGATACTTATGTGATTCATAGACATGGTGGCAATGACTAGTGAACTTAAACATTCATAGTGCTTGGTCACTTCTCGATTTGTATGCAAATGCCTGAAATTGTGCTATCATTCTTTGCATAAAATACCTTAAATAAGCCAATTATTAAGTATCTCACTGAATATTTTTCCCTCTTTTATGTTGAATCTAGAATACCAGTGTGAAAAATCTTGCTGGATTTGGTCCTGTTGTCGCCCAAGAATGCAGTGATTGTGGCAAGAAATACAATATGGGTGGGCCCATATGGTCTGCTCCAATCCATGATATGGAATGGGTTAATTCAATTCTAGCAGATGTGAAGTCTATGAAGGACCGGTATCCTGCTTTTGATCGGATTTCTGCTGTATTAACTACAATTTCTGAGGTATGCCTCCCGTCACTAACTTTTCAGTCAGCGGTTATTTTGTAAGGATTAGGAATCACTGCTGTAAAATTTAGGACACCACATACATAGAAATCTCATCAAGAATTTTCATAAAAGTGATGTATTCATACCTAGGgttgtctaattggttatcgggttttggataatccgttaaccgaaccgaaatttccgggtttgggtatccaataaccgatttttttgggtatcggttcggtttcgggtatcatttttagaaaaatttcgggtatcggttaacccaataaccgaaacgggttaaccgaaataaccgaaaattatttaataaattatttaatatatatatattatatatatttgaattattaattcattaaattatttattttttatttaaaaatcgagtcttagctaaaataaaattatgatatgtttaaagtttaaatcctctatctagcaaattatttgaattttatttttttaaatgggtatttcggatacccaaataaccgaatcgggtaaccgaagcggttattgggtaaccaaacacctaaaacggttcgggaacggctagtgaaatatggcaatttcgggttcgggtaaccgaaaattcgggtatggataaccgaacccgaaccgatcgacagccctatTCATACCTGTGATTTTTAGTAGAACAGCTTCGACCTTGTTGGTGGTTTTATTATTGACACTGTAAAAAGTTTTAGCTTTGATATTGTGATAGACTACTACTCGAGCGACTTACAGACTACCCAACCTTTTATTAATATCATAAGAAATGTATAATGTGCTATCCTCTTTGATTTATACACAATTAATAATGGATCAACGACTTAGGTCTTGTCTCTACCATTTCCATGCTTATGATCAAAAATTACATCTTTCTCTTTCCATTTATATTACATATTCAATTgcaaattcttttcaaatgtgATTTAGGTTTGCAGTAATGATCAATTTATTGTGGCGGAGTTATTTCAGAAGTTATTGTTTCCTGTTTTAGCAGCATCAATCTTTCATTTCCCCCGAAGTAGTTTAAGTTATTGGCTGAAAAATCTTGTAACTTGTCCTTGTCAGTGCTTTTCGAAGATGGAAAATGTGGAGAATATTTTGATTTGTGTGCTTAGGTTGTATTAATGCATATTACTGGTATTGCAGGAGTTACCAGATGTTCCACTATTTCTGAGTCTGCACAGCCTCTGTGCAACATTGAAATGCACATCTCCCTCTGCAGTTATATTTCGTTCTGCTGTGATTAATGCGGGATATCGCATATCAGGAACTCATGTAAATCCGCTAGGTTTGAAAACGGATGCTCCTATGGATGTTATATGGGATATCATGCGCTGCTGGGTAAGAACAATGTTTCTATTTCTCATTATGGTCGAAATTTAGTATGCCTTTGCTTTGTTTGGCAAATCAAATAGAAAAAAACTGCCCCTTCTGAAATTTCAATGAGAAAACAATGCTTCGATGCCAGAATCTCCGATGCTTCTATGAATTGGATAAATTTAGTCAATAGGATAGAAGAAAACATATCTTTCTTCTAGTCTCTTAGCAGAATATTAGAGCCCTAATTGGAGTGAAGATGCATAATGTTGTAGGTGCTTACAAAACTTGTTTGTATTTGTTGTTTTCAAATGTATCTTTTCCCCGTTACCTAGGATATAAAAGAATTGACGATGTTTTCTTATTCCCAGGTGAAAAATCATCCTGTGAAAGCTCAGCCAGCCGAGCAGGCTGGAAGTGTAATCCTCGCCAAGGAACCTGTTCTGCAGGTATTGAATTGCGCCGCATCTGTAAACTTTTATCTTGATTTTTatttcttcatgattttgaggAACATATGATAGTTTTCATTTACTGGAAGTTGATTGAGTCAGATATCATATGTTGGTTTACTTTGTCGATTGACAGGTTAATTTTGCACGAGCTGTCGCTTCCCTTAGCAAAGCACAGGCGAAAAAGGTAGCAAGATTCCTCCCCAATCCCGAGAGGCATTGGGGGCCTAAGGTCAGGGCCGGTCGTAAGATTACGAGCAAGCACGCCTCACTTCTGGGCGCAGAGGTAGTGAACGGACTGCAGAACCACGAGGAAGGTGAGGACGAGCCAGCAAGCAAACGTAAGAAGACGGAAGAATCTACTCCTAATTTATGATAATAGGACTCTCTGCCTTGGCCCTAGCTTGCTGGGACCGCCGATTAATTTTCGTCTGCTGCATTTCATTTGCAGAGAGAAATATACAAGATTCTCAGCCATGACCATTCAGCATTCTACCCAACCTCGCTTAGGCCACCAAGCATCAGTTTTGTTTTCTGGTTTTTAtctttttctattatttcaCCTCTCCAACTAAACTTATGTTTTAGATTTTCTTGGTTTCGTCTTTATTTATTGACGAGAGGAAAGGCTAATGAAATTTTGTTTGTGTtatttgaattgaaattttgcttaattatatatatattatttacctAGATTTCTTCGTACAGTTGAGTTGCCCCTTGATATTTTCCTAATCTTAATTTgcttttttctgtttttttgaGCAATCGTCTGGACTTATTTAAATGTTGAGCTTCTATTGGTGGTAAAAAAGGTTGCCGTCTGTCCACAGCAACAGACAACCATCATCCAAATTAAAAGTTAACCTAATGTGGCGCAgcctatttttctttatttaatattgtaagttcataaaaaaaaaaagttaacccAATGTGAACTGTGAAaatgatacgaattttaataaaaattaataaaaaaaatatttgatggTGAGATTATgtgtaaaaataatatttaaagaaTTATAATTACTTTTTCCATTTCATCAATTTAGCCCCTTTCACTTTTTCatacatattaaaaaaatgcatttattcttatttaaaaaatacaaatttttatgttttattttttatatccttatttattatttttacacatcattttcacatttaagtgaaacattaaataagattagtttagtaaaacaatatttttatattaaaaaagtggattgttttttttttgggcatccCAAAGTAGAATAAGTGACTAATTTCATGAGATTTGATAGTGAGTTATGTACAAAATAGAAAGTAAGTAGGCTGCAGCAATTTTTTGGGCATAATTAACTTGTTCAAATTACATAATTAGATCTAAGAAACATAATTCTAATccaggaaaaaaaaatcacaacttACCgggatttgaaaaaaaaaaaatcaaataagaaacTCACCGAACATTTCCCGATGATATCCCTATATCTCTTGAACAGAACTAGCTCACGGAAGGGTAATTTGGTCTCAACAGTAAACTAAAGGATAATgaaaaacacgctagaaaaaaAGTTAAAACAATCAAGCTACGTAAAACGCATACTCATTAGCCCAAACTAATATTGGAAGAGCAGTTTTTAAAACAAGCAAGTCGTTGTAGTATAGTGGTAAGTATTCCCGCCTGTCACGCgggtgacccgggttcgatccccggcaacggcgctttaattttttaaatatctaattttagttttagttaattAAAAATATCCGAAAGAAGACACATACACATCTGCTAGttagattttttgttttttggataaaaaaaattaaaatagatacGTACCGAGacatcaaaattttaaaaataaaatcagaataGGACACCCAATGAGAcaccaaaaaagtaaaataaataaataaatctatatatgttTTAGCCGTTGCTTTGCTCTCCCAACTTTGGTAACCTTATTGCATAATTCTAGGAATGAACCTATCGCGCTTCTCATTCAACAACAaagatatctatatatattcatCAACAAACACTAGATCGATACACAGATTATCAAAAACTGCAGGCGGTGAAGAAACTGATGATTAATTTATGAAaaggaataacaaaaatttatgatGCGTTGCTCATGACTTCGGCTTAGCAGTAGGAGGCGTCTTGGTAGGGGGGTTGAGCTCGTCCCACGCCTGAATCCACGTC contains:
- the LOC130989764 gene encoding tRNA (guanine(26)-N(2))-dimethyltransferase 2-like isoform X1 encodes the protein MSASDEKIGDEEKHHTGAPEAASSDINDYKVIKEGEAEILMRVENEVFYNKAQVNNRDMSLAVLRTFISKRQQEHEARLLSRKMKSRAKEVAEPIVESKSVEHDEKSNGECDVPQDISQDEPCSILENAATNQGGKVPEELKPARVLEALSASGLRALRYAREVEGIEKVVALDNDKASVESCRRNIKLNGSVASSKVESHLADARVYMLTHPKEFDVVDLDPYGSPSVFLDSAVQSVVDGGILMCTATDMAVLCGSNGEVCYTKYGAYALKGKYCHEMALRILLACIESHANRYKRYIVPVLSVKMDFYVRVFVRIFTSASAIKNTPLKLSYVYQCIGCDSFHLQPIGRTVSKNTSVKNLAGFGPVVAQECSDCGKKYNMGGPIWSAPIHDMEWVNSILADVKSMKDRYPAFDRISAVLTTISEELPDVPLFLSLHSLCATLKCTSPSAVIFRSAVINAGYRISGTHVNPLGLKTDAPMDVIWDIMRCWVKNHPVKAQPAEQAGSVILAKEPVLQVNFARAVASLSKAQAKKVARFLPNPERHWGPKVRAGRKITSKHASLLGAEVVNGLQNHEEGEDEPASKRKKTEESTPNL
- the LOC130989764 gene encoding tRNA (guanine(26)-N(2))-dimethyltransferase 2-like isoform X2 codes for the protein MSASDEKIGDEEKHHTGAPEAASSDINDYKVIKEGEAEILMRVENEVFYNKAQVNNRDMSLAVLRTFISKRQQEHEARLLSRKMKSRAKEVAEPIVESKSVEHDEKSNGECDVPQDISQDEPCSILENAATNQGGKVPEELKPARVLEALSASGLRALRYAREVEGIEKVVALDNDKASVESCRRNIKLNGSVASSKVESHLADARVYMLTHPKEFDVVDLDPYGSPSVFLDSAVQSVVDGGILMCTATDMAVLCGSNGEVCYTKYGAYALKGKYCHEMALRILLACIESHANRYKRYIVPVLSVKMDFYVRVFVRIFTSASAIKNTPLKLSYVYQCIGCDSFHLQPIGRTVSKNTSVKNLAGFGPVVAQECSDCGKKYNMGGPIWSAPIHDMEWVNSILADVKSMKDRYPAFDRISAVLTTISEELPDVPLFLSLHSLCATLKCTSPSAVIFRSAVINAGYRISGTHVNPLGLKTDAPMDVIWDIMRCWVKNHPVKAQPAEQAGSVILAKEPVLQVNFARAVASLSKAQAKKVARFLPNPERHWGPKVRAGRKITSKHASLLGAEVVNGLQNHEEGEDEPASKQRNIQDSQP